One Oenanthe melanoleuca isolate GR-GAL-2019-014 chromosome 3, OMel1.0, whole genome shotgun sequence DNA segment encodes these proteins:
- the LOC130250763 gene encoding interferon-induced very large GTPase 1-like, with protein sequence MALPEDTQEGDAKAQLLAEAFQKEGLDPGYWLPKVSEILGIKCREALQRLEYKDYLKLECEVRHPWEKKALQKLLNITDDKTACKAVQKSIGPMSGALRDAYKALTNQRGSTIFGEELGTAVQEARDFMETVKAWEVMVDERKLVMLMELKDDLSARTRNHSVWINVCLSDKSLQDFLVNTVRRCQESLSENATCIRVMLRSLLDPYIYSVKDFPEASFIMQWILQTEQPLPRSPKISELEELIKTLQQMKEHIYAVTYARGSSASAVHEAKTEATLTSSLAIYSLLQSLQERSEKDMELLVLLIVTSTGYQVESSTFQNLLGHPEIQYMAKEMQEAHEEYVNLKEQDADRAEASLLLIGLTVTPESQKLSPEQKRERLVFMEDHMKGLWSPRIKNLLQKHSADTDWERLEQDLNSLISGCLDDKCDEQKMQKILTDLKDTFATPEAPAPFQSKPDSSQSKANEAIANQEFLQLLKRLGLENHYPRKMGMGDFCTIYKTSLQNSQPSKDKELPFYFLQKLLTVDYQVRYLTCCEKNNPGLAPMPETGEQKEKKIESFENFLENLRGAAPGRARREGHVHPMDLQMAIFHCADDFLRQTLATKLAFCQLALPLLLPNPCTSHIEFPLYALSQIQKSWKETQKSGQQAQTKSYNNKLIFQAQTPIVSFIRIGSSASSSKSQLLNALLSKRKHDTFFHRHCRGSTRERLLMEGVMEIAWYCPRGSPDDTFESCVAFCNLHGDARDHGAQLQFLQDISAVNVALVSELENMDNRGKMLLQGLWQSQRPLICLLTEKENTASGQSSKTISIGIKNRNEAELMDQLTKIIRDLLEGSNPCFSLDACADKARQHGFVVDADQPACVTAKAKAKELVDLLKKEKLSEIKSQLLPLQGKLWYQWCKKDKELTRLEEKGNKSIEHHRSQIENEKKAIRKKQLDQAFSLNPLMKSFLGFLHAQPAENKKYFLQWVKVFLDELSCGRLEELRKVYDILWTEIQSGKKNKKNPKVNDPLQSRLDTISDEINDSSIGLEHLLREIGQIYEALEFMKSKEDTFSKLPKIAAELMVLGYPVELMDGDASYLPLRWVGAIFDSLIERLGDKRVFVLSVLGIQSTGKSTLLNAMFGLQFNVSAGRCTRGAFMQLIPLGEELQQDLGFDFVLVIDTEGLRAIEMANKQSLNHDNELATFVIGVGNLTVINIFGENPSEMQDVLQIAVQAFLRMKKVNLSPSCLFVHQNVGEATAKEQNMEGQRRLQEKLDQMTVLAAQQEFCDISSFSDVIGFDVKTHIHYFAHLWEGNPPMAPPNPTYSQNVQQLKSKILQAAKEQSQRSILRLSSLKDRIGDLWNALLNENFVFSFKNSLEIAAYRKLETVFSGWTWRLRSHFLDVEMRLTNRIQNGDLQNVTREHLEGLVQETSDAIEKEVEKYFREDKDRETLVQWKSSTELKLKELKDTLLHETKRKCENLIELQKEQRKLDARKVEYEDELLRRSRELAVSLKGKSLSERELNDSFTLVWNSWIDEVSRAAPPPEWVDINAEIKDVLLEHFKEPGFHARIRSFPKDVGFSFDMGKYISKKALLAIFSGSISNADMMNFQHITDDIIARVEANIEKKEQEKRDYSRNFIHEILNEVQKGVNSVPSNAKWTFNREYSIDLSLYLCKMAAERFKAMHEAFQKANDPVLYLSSKREDFFQCFQISCQGATSITAFAVFLCDKIEPTLRKAVFERTAKDIAEDMKSKVPDFRGNRANLEVCILRYLAEQENFEYFRQYLTSPKQFFQSYIERQVKSHCLDGSRRLGMFLHSSLESLYGNILSAVTLSTQIVKDRKDREDKISLWLDEFCMHLAEVINLPRSELKGIEHQEVTDIEFLSDAMEKALIDMRDRLMKDMSDADMRSFSRQPHTILAEHFSGCWEQCPFCGAVCTNTIENHDGDHQLVFHRPEALMGFTWCKRFFFFWWYDSHELVIDICSSRVASRGRFRVGGGPWIRYRKYRDAGPPFSTWKILPDSSMQAYWKWFVCRFRTELEAFCNGKFQGKGEIPEAWRRITKQEALSDLDTR encoded by the coding sequence ATGGCTTTGCCAGAGGACACACAAGAGGGGGATGCAAaggcccagctcctggcagaggcaTTTCAGAAGGAAGGACTGGATCCTGGATACTGGCTGCCCAAAGTGTCAGAGATCCTGGGAATCAAGTGCAGAGAAGCCCTGCAACGTCTGGAATATAAGGACTACCTCAAGTTGGAGTGTGAGGTACGGCACCCCTGGGAGAAAAAGGCACTCCAGAAACTCCTGAACATAACAGATGACAAAACAGCCTGTAAAGCGGTGCAGAAGTCCATTGGCCCAATGAGTGGAGCCCTCAGGGATGCGTACAAAGCGCTGACGAATCAGAGAGGCAGCACAATTTTCGGAGAGGAACTGGGCACTGCAGTGCAAGAGGCCAGAGATTTCATGGAGACTGTGAAGGCCTGGGAGGTGATGGTGGATGAAAGGAAGCTGGTCATGCTGATGGAGCTCAAAGATGATCTGAGTGCAAGAACCAGGAACCACAGTGTGTGGATCAACGTGTGCCTGTCAGACAAATCCCTGCAGGACTTCCTGGTGAACACCGTGCGGAGGTGCCAGGAGTCACTTTCAGAAAACGCCACCTGTATCAGGGTAATGTTGAGAAGCCTCCTGGATCCTTATATCTACTCTGTCAAGGACTTCCCTGAGGCTTCCTTCATTATGCAATGGATCCTCCAGACTGAGCAGCCGCTTCCCAGATCTCCCAAAATCTCTGAGCTTGAAGAACTCATCAAAACACTGCAGCAAATGAAGGAGCACATCTATGCCGTCACTTACGCACGAGGAAGCTCTGCTTCTGCAGTTCATGAAGCAAAGACAGAAGCCACCCTGACAAGCAGCCTCGCCATTTACTCCTTACTCCAGTCTCTCCAGGAACGGTCTgagaaggacatggaactgtTGGTGCTCTTGATTGTGACCAGCACAGGGTACCAGGTGGAAAGCAGCACATTTCAGAACCTCCTTGGACACCCAGAAATTCAGTACATGGCTAAGGAGATGCAAGAAGCACATGAGGAGTATGTGAACCTGAAGGAGCAGGATGCTGATAGAGCTGAGGCCTCCCTTCTTCTGATAGGTTTGACTGTGACACCAGAAAGTCAAAAGTTGTCCCCTGAGCAGAAGAGGGAGCGTTTAGTTTTCATGGAAGATCACATGAAAGGCTTGTGGTCCCCACGGATAAAGAATCTCCTCCAAAAGCACAGTGCAGACACAgactgggagaggctggaacAGGACTTGAATTCCTTGATCAGTGGGTGCTTGGATGACAAGTGTGATGAACAGAAGATGCAGAAAATACTCACAGACCTGAAAGACACTTTTGCAACACCTGAGGCACCCGCTCCATTCCAATCCAAGCCAGACAGCAGCCAATCCAAAGCAAATGAAGCCATTGCAAACCAGGAATTCCTTCAGTTGCTCAAGCGCCTTGGACTTGAAAATCACTATCCAAGAAAAATGGGGATGGGAGATTTCTGCACCATCTACAAGACATCTCTGCAGAACAGCCAGCCCAGCAAGGACAAGGAACTGCCATTCTACTTCTTGCAAAAGCTGTTAACTGTGGATTACCAGGTGAGGTACCTCACTTGCTGTGAGAAGAACAACCCAGGCCTTGCACCCATGCCAGAAACTggagagcaaaaggaaaaaaaaattgagtccTTTGAAAACTTTCTTGAGAATctgaggggagcagcccctggacgAGCAAGGAGGGAGGGCCATGTGCACCCCATGGACCTGCAGATGGCCATTTTCCATTGTGCTGATGACTTCCTGAGACAGACCCTTGCAACCAAGCTGGCCTTCTGCCAACTggcactgcctctgctgctgcccaaccCCTGCACTTCACACATCGAGTTCCCGCTCTACGCCCTCAGCCAAATCCAAAAGAGCTGGAAAGAGACACAGAAGTCAGGACAGCAGGCCCAAACAAAGAGTTACAACAACAAACTCATCTTCCAGGCACAGACACCCATCGTGTCCTTCATCCGCATCGGCAGCTCGGCCTCCTCTTCCAAGTCTCAGCTCCTGAACGCTCTGCTGAGCAAACGCAAACACGACACTTTCTTCCACCGCcactgcagaggcagcaccagAGAGCGTTTGCTGATGGAAGGGGTGATGGAGATCGCCTGGTACTGCCCCCGTGGAAGCCCTGATGACACCTTTGAGAGCTGCGTGGCTTTCTGTAACCTGCATGGAGATGCCAGGGATCACggagcacagctgcagttcctgcaggaCATATCTGCTGTCAATGTGGCTCTTGTGTCTGAGTTGGAGAACATGGACAACAGGGGAAAAATGCTTCTGCAGGGACTGTGGCAGTCACAAAGGCCTTTGATTTGTCTTcttacagaaaaagagaatacTGCAAGTGGACAATCCAGCAAAACCATATCAATAGGGATCAAGAACAGAAACGAAGCAGAACTGATGGACCAGCTGACCAAAATTATCAGGGATCTCCTGGAAGGGTCTAATCCATGTTTCAGCCTGGACGCCTGCGCGGACAAAGCTCGCCAGCACGGATTTGTGGTGGATGCAGATCAACCCGCGTGTGTGACAGCCAAAGCAAAGGCAAAGGAGCTGGTGGACCTTCTGAAGAAAGAGAAGCTGTCTGAGAtcaaatcccagctgctgccgCTTCAAGGAAAACTGTGGTACCAGTGGTGCAAAAAGGACAAAGAACTCACTCgcctggaggagaaggggaaCAAGAGCATTGAGCATCATCGCAGCCAAattgaaaatgagaagaaagcaATAAGAAAGAAGCAACTTGACCAAGCTTTTTCTCTCAACCCGCTGATGAAATCATTCCTTGGCTTTCTCCATGCCCAGccagcagaaaacaagaaatatttcctgcaaTGGGTGAAGGTCTTCTTGGACGAGTTGTCCTGTGGCCGCCTTGAAGAACTGAGGAAAGTCTATGACATTTTATGGACTGAAATCcagtcaggaaagaaaaacaagaaaaaccccAAGGTGAATGATCCATTGCAGAGTCGCCTGGATACCATCTCTGATGAAATCAATGATTCATCCATTGGCCTGGAGCACCTTCTGAGGGAAATAGGGCAGATTTATGAAGCTCTGGAATTCATGAAGTCCAAGGAAGACACTTTTTCCAAACTGCCGAAAattgcagcagagctgatggtTTTGGGGTATCCTGTGGAGCTGATGGATGGGGACGCTTCTTACCTGCCCTTACGCTGGGTGGGAGCAATCTTTGACAGCTTAATTGAGAGGCTGGGGGACAAACGAGTGTTTGTGCTCTCCGTGCTCGGCATCCAGAGCACAGGCAAGTCCACCCTGCTGAATGCCATGTTTGGTCTGCAGTTCAACGTCAGCGCGGGGAGATGCACCCGCGGAGCCTTCATGCAGCTCATCCCACTGGgcgaggagctgcagcaggacttgGGCTTTGATTTTGTGCTGGTGATTGACACAGAGGGACTTCGTGCCATTGAGATGGCCAACAAACAGTCCCTGAACCATGACAATGAGCTGGCCACCTTTGTCATTGGTGTCGGCAACTTGACTGTGATCAATATCTTTGGAGAAAATCCATCAGAAATGCAAGATGTTCTCCAGATCGCTGTGCAGGCTTTCCTGAGGATGAAGAAAGTCAATCTTTCCCCAAGCTGCCTCTTTGTGCACCAAAATGTGGGAGAAGCAACTGCCAAGGAGCAGAACATGGAAGGACAAAGGCGtttgcaggaaaagctggatcAAATGACCGTGTTAGCTGcccagcaggaattctgtgaCATTTCCTCCTTCAGTGATGTCATTGGCTTTGATGTGAAGACCCACATTCACTACTTTGCTCACCTGTGGGAAGGAAACCCCCCAATGGCACCACCCAACCCCACCTACAGCCAGAACGTTCAGCAACTCAAGAGCAAAATCCTCCAGGCTGCCAAGGAGCAGTCACAGCGCAGCATTTTGAGGCTCTCAAGCCTGAAAGATCGTATTGGTGACCTCTGGAATGCTTTGCTGAatgaaaactttgttttcagCTTCAAGAATTCCCTGGAGATTGCTGCCTACAGGAAACTGGAAACTGTCTTCAGTGGGTGGACCTGGAGACTGCGGAGTCACTTCTTAGATGTAGAGATGAGACTGACCAACAGAATTCAGAATGGGGACTTGCAGAATGTCACCAGAGAACACCTTGAAGGGCTGGTGCAAGAGACAAGTGATGCCATTGAGAAAGAAGTGGAAAAGTATTTCAGGGAAGACAAAGATCGTGAGACCCTGGTCCAGTGGAAATCAAGCACAGAGCTGAAGCTGAAAGAACTAAAAGATACTCTTCTTCatgaaacaaaaaggaaatgtgaGAATCTTATTGAGCTacagaaggagcagaggaaactAGATGCAAGGAAGGTGGAATATGAAGATGAGCTTCTGAGAAGGAGTAGGGAGCTGGCTGTGAGTCTGAAAGGGAAGAGCCTCAGTGAGAGAGAATTGAATGACAGCTTTACTCTTGTGTGGAACAGTTGGATTGATGAAGTGTCTcgtgctgctcctcctccagaaTGGGTGGATATCAATGCAGAAATCAAAGATGTCCTCCTAGAGCACTTTAAAGAGCCAGGTTTTCATGCACGGATCAGGTCATTTCCCAAAGACGTAGGATTTTCTTTTGACATGGGGAAATACATCTCAAAGAAAGCATTACTAGCCATTTTCTCAGGAAGCATTTCCAATGCTGATATGATGAACTTTCAGCACATCACAGATGACATCATAGCACGTGTGGAGGCAAACATTGAGAAGAAGGAACAGGAGAAACGGGATTACAGTCGAAATTTTATTCATGAAATACTTAATGAAGTACAGAAAggtgtgaattctgtccccagcaATGCAAAATGGACTTTTAACAGAGAGTACAGCATAGATTTGTCTCTGTATCTGTGCAAAATGGCAGCAGAAAGGTTTAAAGCCATGCACGAAGCATTCCAAAAGGCAAATGACCCAGTTCTGTACCTGAGCAGCAAGAGAGAAGATTTCTTCCAATGTTTCCAGATTTCCTGCCAAGGAGCCACTTCAATTacagcttttgctgttttcctttgtgatAAGATTGAACCAACTCTTCGCAAGGCAGTGTTTGAGAGGACGGCTAAAGACATTGCTGAGGATATGAAGAGCAAAGTCCCAGACTTCAGGGGCAACAGAGCCAATCTGGAAGTTTGCATCCTGAGATATCTGGCAGAACAAGAAAATTTTGAGTATTTCAGGCAGTACCTTACATCTCCAAAACAGTTTTTTCAGAGTTACATTGAGAGACAAGTTAAGAGTCATTGCTTAGATGGGAGTAGGAGGCTGGGGATGTTTTTACATTCCTCCCTTGAATCTCTCTATGGAAACATCCTGTCAGCTGTTACTTTATCAACCCAAATTGtcaaagacagaaaagacagagaagaCAAAATCTCTCTTTGGCTGGATGAATTTTGCATGCATCTGGCAGAGGTGATCAACTTGCCCAGAAGTGAGCTGAAGGGCATCGAGCACCAGGAGGTCACAGACATTGAGTTCCTGAGCGATGCCATGGAAAAAGCTCTTATTGACATGAGGGACAGGCTCATGAAAGACATGTCTGATGCTGATATGAGGTCATTTTCAAGGCAGCCTCACACCATCCTGGCAGAGCATTTTtcagggtgctgggagcagtgtccCTTTTGTGGGGCTGTCTGCACAAACACCATAGAGAACCATGATGGAGACCATCAGCTGGTCTTCCATCGCCCAGAAGCTCTGATGGGATTCACATGGTGTAAAcgtttcttttttttttggtggtatGATTCACACGAATTGGTCATTGATATTTGTTCCAGCCGTGTTGCTAGTAGAGGTAGATTCCGAGTTGGTGGTGGCCCATGGATTCGTTACAGAAAATACCGGGATGCAGGACCTCCTTTTTCCACTTGGAAGATTCTTCCTGATTCATCCATGCAGGCGTACTGGAAATGGTTTGTGTGTCGTttcaggacagagctggaagcCTTCTGCAATGGGAAATTTCAGGGCAAAGGAGAAATCCCTGAGGCGTGGCGGAGAATTACCAAGCAGGAAGCACTGTCTGATCTGGACACGCGTTAG
- the SELENOI gene encoding ethanolaminephosphotransferase 1 isoform X2: MEYVSPEQLAGFSKYKYSAVDSNPLSLYVMHPFWNAVVKIFPTWLAPNLITFSGFLLLVFNFFLMAYFDPDFYASAPDHQHVPNGVWIVVGLLNFMAYTLDGVDGKQARRTNSSTPLGELFDHGLDSWACVYFVVTVYSTFGRGSTGVSVFVLYLLLWVVLFSFILSHWEKYNTGILFLPWGYDVSQVTISIVYIVTAFVGVEAWYAPFLFNFLYRDLFTAMIIVCALTVTLPMSLYNFYKAYKNNTLKHHSVYEILLPLVSPVLLFLLCTTWIFLSPTDILEVQPRLFYFMVGTAFANISCQLIVCQMSSTRCQPLNWMLLPIAAVLLLVVSGLAPGSETLLLYLLTAFLTLAHIHYGVVVVSQLSRHFNIRPFSLRKPTPDULGAEEEKIGLRAAEGL; encoded by the exons ATGGAGTACGTGAGCCCCGAGCAGCTCGCCGGCTTCAGCAAGTACAAG TACAGCGCCGTGGACAGCAACCCCCTGTCCCTGTATGTCATGCATCCCTTCTGGAACGCCGTTGTGAAG ATCTTCCCTACCTGGCTGGCCCCAAATTTGATAACGTTTTCTGGCTTCCTGCTGCTTGTCTTCAACTTCTTCCTCATGGCATACTTCGACCCTGACTTTTATGCTTCTG ctcctgatcACCAGCATGTTCCAAATGGCGTGTGGATTGTGGTGGGACTCCTCAACTTCATGGCCTACACATTAG aCGGCGTTGATGGGAAGCAGGCACGCAGGACCAACTCCAGCACCCCCCTGGGAGAGCTCTTTGACCACGGCCTGGACAGCTGGGCCTGCGTGTACTTCGTGGTCACCGTGTACTCCACCTTCGGCCGGGGTTCCACCGGCGTCAGCGTCTTCGTCCTCTacctcctgctctgggtggTCTTGTTTTCCTTCATCCTCTCCCACTGGGAGAAGTATAACACAGGGATtctcttcctgccctggggatATGACGTCAGCCAGGTG ACCATTTCAATTGTCTACATAGTGACAGCCTTTGTGGGAGTTGAGGCCTGGTATGCACCTTTCCTGTTTAATTTCTTATATAGAGACCTATTCACTGCAATGATTATTG TCTGTGCCCTCACTGTGACCCTGCCCATGAGCCTGTACAACTTCTACAA GGCCTATAAAAATAACACCTTGAAGCACCACTCTGTGTACGAAATCCTGCTGCCCCTCGTGTCCCCGGTGttgctgttcctgctctgcaccACCTGGATCTTCCTGTCCCCCACTGACATCCTGGAGGTCCAGCCCAGGCTCTTCTATTTCATGGTTGGAACAGCCTTCGCCAACATCTCT tgccagctgATTGTGTGCCAGATGAGCAGCACTCGGTGCCAGCCCCTCAACTGGATGCTGCTCCCCATCGCggccgtgctgctgctggtggtgtctgggctggctcctggcagTGAAACGCTCCTGCTGTACCTGCTGACTGCCTTCCTCACCCTGGCACACATCCACTACGGAGTGGTCGTG
- the SELENOI gene encoding ethanolaminephosphotransferase 1 isoform X1: MEYVSPEQLAGFSKYKYSAVDSNPLSLYVMHPFWNAVVKIFPTWLAPNLITFSGFLLLVFNFFLMAYFDPDFYASAPDHQHVPNGVWIVVGLLNFMAYTLDGVDGKQARRTNSSTPLGELFDHGLDSWACVYFVVTVYSTFGRGSTGVSVFVLYLLLWVVLFSFILSHWEKYNTGILFLPWGYDVSQVTISIVYIVTAFVGVEAWYAPFLFNFLYRDLFTAMIIVCALTVTLPMSLYNFYKAYKNNTLKHHSVYEILLPLVSPVLLFLLCTTWIFLSPTDILEVQPRLFYFMVGTAFANISCQLIVCQMSSTRCQPLNWMLLPIAAVLLLVVSGLAPGSETLLLYLLTAFLTLAHIHYGVVVVSQLSRHFNIRPFSLRKPTPD; this comes from the exons ATGGAGTACGTGAGCCCCGAGCAGCTCGCCGGCTTCAGCAAGTACAAG TACAGCGCCGTGGACAGCAACCCCCTGTCCCTGTATGTCATGCATCCCTTCTGGAACGCCGTTGTGAAG ATCTTCCCTACCTGGCTGGCCCCAAATTTGATAACGTTTTCTGGCTTCCTGCTGCTTGTCTTCAACTTCTTCCTCATGGCATACTTCGACCCTGACTTTTATGCTTCTG ctcctgatcACCAGCATGTTCCAAATGGCGTGTGGATTGTGGTGGGACTCCTCAACTTCATGGCCTACACATTAG aCGGCGTTGATGGGAAGCAGGCACGCAGGACCAACTCCAGCACCCCCCTGGGAGAGCTCTTTGACCACGGCCTGGACAGCTGGGCCTGCGTGTACTTCGTGGTCACCGTGTACTCCACCTTCGGCCGGGGTTCCACCGGCGTCAGCGTCTTCGTCCTCTacctcctgctctgggtggTCTTGTTTTCCTTCATCCTCTCCCACTGGGAGAAGTATAACACAGGGATtctcttcctgccctggggatATGACGTCAGCCAGGTG ACCATTTCAATTGTCTACATAGTGACAGCCTTTGTGGGAGTTGAGGCCTGGTATGCACCTTTCCTGTTTAATTTCTTATATAGAGACCTATTCACTGCAATGATTATTG TCTGTGCCCTCACTGTGACCCTGCCCATGAGCCTGTACAACTTCTACAA GGCCTATAAAAATAACACCTTGAAGCACCACTCTGTGTACGAAATCCTGCTGCCCCTCGTGTCCCCGGTGttgctgttcctgctctgcaccACCTGGATCTTCCTGTCCCCCACTGACATCCTGGAGGTCCAGCCCAGGCTCTTCTATTTCATGGTTGGAACAGCCTTCGCCAACATCTCT tgccagctgATTGTGTGCCAGATGAGCAGCACTCGGTGCCAGCCCCTCAACTGGATGCTGCTCCCCATCGCggccgtgctgctgctggtggtgtctgggctggctcctggcagTGAAACGCTCCTGCTGTACCTGCTGACTGCCTTCCTCACCCTGGCACACATCCACTACGGAGTGGTCGTG